In the genome of Panthera uncia isolate 11264 chromosome X, Puncia_PCG_1.0, whole genome shotgun sequence, the window AAATTGACCACAAATAAGATATTTGATaggtctccaaaataaattattagtaaattaaaattttagttgatacaaaatagatgtaaaacattttcttaattatataaaatattcatagtgATTATACCTTTGtgatatgatttatatttttttagatgtttatataTTATCCTATAATCAGAAATAAAGATGGCCATCCTAAAAGTGGTAATTTTATACAAAAAGTTAATAGTGTACACATACAGAagcacatttacttttttttcctaaatgtccTAAATTTTGACCTGTGATTAAATTTGtattcatgaaataaatgaatcacTTGACAATTTAAGGTTTTGGTACTGTCCTAAAATAAATGCTGTATTCTTGGGGTGTGCTATTTCTACTTCTGGCTTATTTTAATATTGAACCTTATATATTTTCATCTGTACATAGCCTTCAGTAGACCATACAATATTATGCCCAAATTTATCTTAGAATCACAGAATGTTGGAGTAATGTACCTTTTAAATGACctagttcaggggcacctgggtggctcagttggttaaacgtccaactttggctcaggtcaccctGTCACagtgggttcaagtccctgcGTGGGGCtttatgttgacagctcagagcctgcttcggattctgtgtctcccatgctctctctgcctctcaaaaatgaataaacattaaaaaaaaaaaacgatctAGTTCAGGGGTGGAACACAGATGGCTTTGAGTCATTTTTATGCCCACCATACTTTCAAAGCCTGTGTGTGAGGGGATTCATGATGGCAGCATAGGAAGACCTAGAACTCACTTCTTCCCATGAATACCAGACATagagttttggggttttgttttgttttgtaaaggaCCTGAGAACTAGATGAACTGCACCTCCATGACAAAAGAGATGTATCAAGAGGGGGAAGTGAAGTAGAGACATGGCCTCACCTGGGAACCCACCCCTGATGTAGTAACCCCACAACCAGTACTCTCCATTGAAGAGTTGAAGGGATTATATCCCACATCAGAAATCACAACCCTGAGGGCCAGCACTGGAGAGGTGAACCcctaaaatgtccagttttgaAAATCAATGGAGATTAAGACCAGGAGAATCGTAGAACTGTGGGAAATGGAGATTCTGCTCTTAAACCCACTTGCCCTGATAGCCAGCATCCAAGCAACAGACTGAAACGTACCTAGACCACACTGAGGCAGACCCActtactaattttaaaatggctACAGGAGAAGCAGGAACCCGTAGGGACATTGCCAGCCAGCACTTCATCCTCACAAAGACACTATTTTTGCAATCTCATCCTAACTTGCTGATGATGGAGCTGACAGTCATCATATTTGGTGCTCATGCTCTAAATAGTAGAATTAATAACTACCCTTCTTAAATTATTCCAAGctaaagaggaaggaacacttacTAATTTTACGAGGCCAGCATTGCCGTAAtatcaaaatcagacaaaaaccacaaaattacatgccagtatctctgatgaacatagatgtaaaaatcctcaacatatGAGCAAAGttcaacaatacactaaaaagaCCAAACATcataaccaagtgggattcattccaggCATGCAGGGATGATTTAATACTCACAAATAAATCgatgtgatacaccatattaataaattgaaggataaaaatcatatgattaaaatagacaaaaagcatttgacataattcaacattcatttatgattaaaaactcaGCAAAACGGGTATGGAGGGactgtacctcaacataataaatgccatatatgatAAAATCcatagcaaacatcatactcaatggtgaaaagctgaaaccTTTTCCTGTTGATcaagaagaagacaaggatgcccactgttaccacttttattcaatgtgGTATCAGAAGTCCTAACCACACCAAGTAGACAAGAAATTAAAGGTATCTAAATTATAATGGAGTAAAGctttcactacttgcagatgatgtgatactatatataaacactccaccaaaaaaactattagactaaatgaattcagtaaagttgcaggatgcaaaattaatatacagaaatctattaCACTTCTATACACTAAATAAAGCAGAAAGAGGGATTAAGAAAACATTCCCGTTTACAATTGAATCAAAAAAGAATACTGTACCTatgaacttaaccaaggaagtaaaagacctgtactctgaaaactttaagaccttgaaagaaattgaagacaacaaaAGTAAATAGAAAGACATACTATGCTCATGGAGtggaagaatactgttaaaatgtccatactacccacagcgaaaataccaatagcatttttcaagAAACGTtcgcaaataatcctaaaatttgtatgaaccacaaaagatcccagaTAGCCAAGTCAaccttaagaaagaagaacaaagctggagtgtCGTGATCTCTGATttaaaactatactacaaagctatagtaatcaaaacagtatggtattggcacaaagacacatagatcaatagaacagaatagatagcctagaaataaacccacactacATGGTCAATTATGACAAAGAAGACAAGATCACACAGTGgcaaaaagacagcctcttcaataaatagtgttgtggatactggacagctacatgcaaaagaagcTGGAGCAcattcttataccatatacaaaaatcaactcaaaatggattaaagaatgtaagacctaaaaccataaaactacaaGAAAACTTAGGTAGTGTAAGCTCTGTGATGTCAGTCTtagcaatttttgtttttgatcggTCTCCTCTGGCAAGGGCAACGAAAGGAAAAttaacaggggcccctgggtgcctcagttggttaagcatctgactcttgatctcagctcatgtcttgatctcagagtcatgaattcaagccccgtatcaggcccTTCACTggactccacactgggtgtgaagcttactttaaaaaaagcaaaataaacaaatgggacatcaagctaaaaagctttcacacagcaaaataaacccaacaaaacgaaaagacaacctactgaatgggagaagatatttggaaatgatgtatcttttttttttttaattaaaacattttatttttgagggagagagagagtgtaagtggctaagggcagaaggagagggagacacagaatctgaagcaggctataggctctgagttgtcagcacagagccctacacagggctccaactcacaaaccgtgcaatcatgacctgagcggaagttggatgctcaaagaactgaaccacccaggcacccctggaaatgatatatctgataaagggttgatatctaaaatatataaacaactcctacaactcaataacaacacagaaaaaacccatttaaaaaataggcacaTGACCTgtgtagacatttttccaaagaagacctatacatggccaacagatacatgaaaaaatgttcagcatcactcatcatcagggaaatgcaaatcaaaaccacaaatgcaataccacttcacacctgccTGGATGGCTagtatcagaaagacaagaataacaagtattggtgagggtgtacactgttggtgggaatgtaaattgttgcagctactatagaaaacaatatggaggttccttaaaaaaattacaaatagaactataTCATCCAGCaagtccacttctgggtatttatctgaagaaaatgagaatactaattcaaaaagatatatggacccctatgttcactgcagctttACAacagcaacctaagtgtctatccataagtgaatggataaagatgtagtatatatatacacagtggactTTTaatcatagaaaagaatgaaatttcaccatttgtgacaacatggatggacctagaagatactatgctaagtgaaataagtcagcaaatggcaaatgccatatgatttcacttacatgtggaatcaagacaagacaagaaaacagaaagactCCTAAAAACACagaactggtagttgccagagggcaggaggacagatgaaacaggtgaaggggattaatagatacaacttccagttataaaataagccaTGGGGATGTAGTGTATAGCATAAGGGAATATTGTCAATAATATTAGAATGACTTTCGTGAAAGATGGTAACTAGACCTATcatgatcattttgtaatgtacaaAAGTTTCAAATCGCTATTGTACAAAATAAGAGtgatagaaaacaaaaccaaaagcgtCAGAAATATCCTGGTAAAATGAAGTGAAGGATTAAAGTAAAATCTCACAAATAAGAATAAAGTCCACTGAACAAGTGTGGGATTTCTTAGCTGCACATTGGAAGCTGTAGGACCATGGAATACTACCTAGATTtatgaagtggaaaaaaatagcTACAACCTGAGACTGAAATATCATTATGGTAACATTTACCAGTCAGGGTGAAGGAAAGCTATTCACAGAGCTGTACAATTTTATAGACTATTTCCCATGTGTCTCATGTATGGAAAATTTTCAGAAAGGACTActcaattacaaaataaatcagAACAGCAACTTCAAAATCagggaagatggagaaaaaatagTAATGAGCAATGAATCTTGCAGTGTATGTATAATTAAGTCTGAGTGGACGATGATCTAGTGACTAGGAATTGGTAATGTaaatgctaaatttttttttaaaaagcctttgtaAGTAAAGTATATAACTATAAAACAAGCAGCTTTAGTGCCCTGAGTCTTATTTTTAACCAGATTCATAGATTTATGGTAATGCCATGCTATCATGGGACATCTGGCAATACAATCCCCAGTCTAGTCCAACTCCCTCTATTTGCCCATTTGGATAATGGCCTGGTTCCCTTCCTTGATGCCATATATTTACTATCAGTGACTTGTAGTACCTGAAAATAAATAGGATTGTGAGAAAAGCACTTACTGGTTAAGtttaaacgttgaaaaaatagtCAATAGGATTAGGGGTAGTCTCCTTACAGGATAGATTAACCAGTGAATTTGAGGCGGAGATTTGATATACAAAAATTGTAATAACTACTATTTGTTTATATGTCTGGGACTTagatatgttatatatgttatctcATATGATGCTTAGATAGCCTGTAAAGTACAGGTTAGTATTATCCTGCTTTTCAGGTGAGGAACCTAACGCTTACAAAGAGTAACTTGTCCAGGTCTCACAGCTAGTAATTGGGTCAGGTTGCCTTTTTGTGTTTTCAGTATTTCCCcccaaacaaatattaaagatttGAACTACTAGTCCTGGTGTCTTTCAGGAGTATAGTCTATGTTAGGAAATAACCTAACACAATTTCTTCACTAGCCTGAGCTTTCTACTAGGGACAATGTGTAATTACAACATTCAGTGAATATCTGTGTACTAAActttgggggtggagagggagttGAAGGTCTGGTGGAAGGAGACCTCAAACACAACCATGAGAAAACAAAGCATTCATCTGTAAAGTGTTTAACTACTGAAAGCCTATAATAGCCTAACATAGCACATACCATTAATGATGATGGGGTTTCACATCTCACTGATGAGAAACTTCATAATTGGGCATGGAAAATGTTATGTGACATTTTTAAGGGAAGATTATTTGGTTTAAGTGGGAAATGGGAAATCTCtcatgctttgtttttccttctaaaatgtcatagctgggggtgcctgggtggctcagtcagttaagtgttcgacttcagcccaggtcatgatctcacggtttgtgagttcgagccccacattgggatctgtgctgacagctcagagcctggagcctgcttcggattcagtgtcttcctgtctatctgcccctctcctgctcctgctgtgtctctcaaaaataaataaatgctaaaaaaaaaaaaaaagaaaagaaaaaaaaaaaaagaaaaggtcatagCTGAAAACATAACTAACTCCCCAGGCTTGAAAAGATTCTTGGGTTCTGACTGACCATTTTACAGAGGATCCAGAATGAACACTGTAACTTGacttatttctcatttcttgtcATGAAATATATAGGCTTTAGGTCCTTTGAACCAACAaatctggttttggtttttgggtcATTATGTTAATAGCATCCAGACATTGGTTCTTTTGATATTTCCCATCTTTTGATCATACTGATTTTtaatatgtcttttattttcagaaggaGTTTTGGAACACCTACACAAAAGCCCAACAAGGAGAGAGTAACCGAGGAAGTGACTGGTTTCAGTTTTACCTTACCTTTCCATTAATCTTTGGCCTCTTCATTATCCTTCTTGTCATTTTCCTAATTTGGAGATGCTTCCTCAGAAACAAAACTCGCAGACAGACAGTAACTGAAGGCCACATTCCTTTCCCTCAGCACCTTAATATTATCACTCCGCCTCCCCCACCAGATGAAGTGTTTGATAGCAGTGGATTGTCACCAGGCTTCCTGGAATATGTAGTTGGGcgctcagattctgtctccactCGCCTATCCAACTGCGATCCTCCACCCACCTATGAGGAAGCCACTGGCCAGGTGACCCTCCGGAGGAGTGAAACAGAACCTCATTTAGACCCACCCCCAGAGTATGAGGACATCATCAATTCCAACTCAGCCAGTGCCATTGCCATGGTGCCTGTGGTCACCACCATCAAATGAAACTGTAACCTTTTtactataatcatttttaaaatactaatgaaaGAACTTTCTAGCACTTTACCACTACATAAATGTGCATTGACTTATTGTATTGGACTCTGACAGCATACCActtcacattttctgattttattttcattagattTGTTTCCGACTATAAAATCATTATCCATGCTCATTTTTGCTAATCAAAATATGTGAAGAGGGAAAAACATATTAGTGGAGGTCTTTATGTGATGTGATGAggtacacatatgtgtgtatgtatttctatGCATACATATGCATAGGCACATCAGCCCAGTATATGTGCAAGTGTCTTAAAAAGCCATTAACTTCTGTCTAAATCACCTATAAAGAGAACATTACTCACcaaaataaggggggggggacagcaaCAACTTGTACCATAGCCAGCCACATGctgttgaattttgaaaataagatgaACTTAGTATGTTTTCTAATTCTGATTCTTACTGGCTTTGGTTAACCTCCTTTTTCTTCAGCTACCTTAAAAAATGCATGTAATCCACCTTGATTTTAGAAACATCtcaaaaggagagagggaaggcacAATAAATGATAATTTACTTATAGTATATAGCAAGAATACCATTGGTCATTAGTGGCATTTGGGTAGTTTGGAGGAatgattttgttattgttgactGCCTTCCCCTTAACTCCTAAAATTAAACACTGTTTGCTTAGTGTCTGAATAGCTCATGCTATTTGTATTAACATCTTGGTTAAATACAGAGAGGATCTCCTGGCAGCAGGATAGTTTCTAAAGTAGTTATATGTATTAATGACAGGGAAGAGATACAGATTTCTCATTTGCTCATTTGTGaccataattattttctttttgctgtttcagTGCCTTTTACTCTACTGTCTACTCCTTCTCTTACCACCACAGAATTTGTAAGAACCCAAGAATTTAGTAAAAATCTTGAAATTATCTTCTTAGTTTTTATATAGACTGAAGTCTTTGCTTCAAGATGATTAGGAGGCGTTTTCTATTAAATTAAGAACTATGATTTTTGTATTGCTCTCCAGTTGGAGGAAGATTGCAAAGTCTGTTGTGCCAGGTGCACATAGTTTCACATATTTTCATTGTTgctatttcattttgtattttcgtcaaattttttaaagtgcaggATATTTACTTTGCTCTTGGAGTAAAGGGAACAGGCTGTGAATGAACTGCCAACAGAAACTGGcgcagaaaggaaaagagggctgTTCCATTAATATAGGCACTGATGGAAAATTCATTCTGTTGGTCAGGGAAATATCTCTGCCACTCCCAAGCCCCCTTAGTGTTGGATAAAATGGTTAATGAGGCAGAAGGAGTACAGGTTTTGCAAGTGTCAGTCATATCCTGCCGCCTCCATCTCCATCCCTACAGACCGCCCCCCTCCAGTCCTTCCCTGGAACCCAAGGAAGGAGGAATGCTGGGGGGAAACCCTGAACCAGGAGTCAGATGACCCGAATTCTAATCCTGTTCTCTAAAAAAGGTACTTGCCCTGGTACCGTGGGAAAGACCCATATCTACACCTCAGATTCTTGAACTCTGAAACGGATAATGTCATTTATCCTGCCCTTCTCCAGGGGCTTTAAAAGGATCTAATGAGATGGTGTGtatgaaaataattctttagATGTGAAGAGCTGTCTGCGTGTAAGGTCATAGCATTGCTCTTATTGTGCTTAAGGGAGAattttctccctgtttccctAAAATTTATCAGAGGCTTCACATAGTGAGAAGTAGAGTAGACTGCTCCATAAATGGCTAACGTGTTCCTGATCCGAGTATCTTGCTGTTAAACTTCTGTCACTCTGGTCTATCCCAGTGCTGTGCCAATTTAAGAGACGACAGCCAGCTTATCACAAACAGGATTAAGAAGATATTGGAAAGGAAACTAAGATGTATGTGTTTAAGATGTATGTAGTTAATAGGTTTCATATCTTTCCTGAACTAAGAATTAATAAATCTTGACCCTCATCTCAGTAGAAATGACAATATTAATTTGAATTTGGCCATGAGCACATGGTAACTTTTGGCTTCTAGTTGTAGCTGAAAGTGGGAGTGTTTGATCcagtgacgtgtgtgtgtgtgtgtgtgtgtgtgtgtgtgtgtgtgtggttattttggctcttttttaaaggaaaattaaggtTCCTTttttatgggctttttttttttttttgattattaaCATTAGGCCTTACATTAAACCAGCAGTTTTTAAAGTGTGGCTGGCCCATGAACCCCTGGGAGCCCTTGAGAGAATTTTAGGACATCTGTGagatcaaaactattttcataataatacacAGCCAttagttgtcttttcactctctcaaaaagaagttgaaaatgcaaaacaatgccATTTCCgacaaatctttttttctgttttaggaaatatagctattttcttaaaaatgttatttatgttagcATGTAAtagactttcatttttaaataaatgcttacagttttttttagttttattttctaatatggCAAATATTGATGGATATAAACTctataaacaaaagctctttggcaTCCCGatctctaataaattttaaagagtatAAAGGGGTCTGGAGACCCAAAGTTTTAGAATTACAGGGTCAAAGGAGCAGGATGTTCTATTACTATGTATATACTTGCAACTTTATCTTACATTTTAAAGTCTTGATATTGGATTTAATGCTGCCTCTTAATGATACCTGAATTGCAGTATAAGAATGGATATTGATTCTTGAAGCAGAAGCCAAACACTTAATCAGTTGATACAGCTTTTTGGCCTGTTGGTCCAAGACAACACACTACTCTGTAGTGATACTGATACTAGCCACAGATCTCTGGCAGCATTCGTGTGATAAAGACAGGATAACAAAATACCACTTTCTTCAAGAAACATTTCTTAGTTCGTTTTGCTTGATTTTGATTtgggttttacatttttcaaaaccctTTTGCTACCCCTTCTGGTTTTATAAACTGAGTTTCttaacatttgttataattaaagGGGCTTGTctggaataatattttttatgcttttgcCTTTCTTACACGATTGATATTACATTCACCTTTGGTCGTTtttaataaaggtttatttttgcaGATATATTTAGTACCTTTCTTAAGCAGTAATTAAGTTGAATCAACCAGTTTGCATTTAAATGAGAGAATGGGCTTCATAGTCTTCCAATGGAATGATTTCCAGGCCTCCATGATGCAGTGGTTGTGTATGGGATCCCAGAACTGGCACTTTCTGCCTTTCTGCTTGGAATGTCACAATGAATTATATGTGTTTAAAGTAAActcaaggatttctttttttcttattgaccAGTACAAATACAAATGTTGTGTTTGATTCATTGTTAATGATGACTTCAAGATTGATGATGTGATACAATAACTGTGGAGGTAGCTTTAACTTGGTTCTGTGTAAATAGCATGTGTTTTattataattcacatttttaaacactTGGTTTACATTAAATTATgatatttaactatttttatgtttatactaGGTAAGGTTTTTcttatgtttctgtgtttttggtatgctaaataaagctatttttaaaccCAAGAGATTTGTTTTCTGCCATGTATTAATTCTGTTACGGTAAGGTGATAACATGCTGCATAAGCTTTCATTAATTGTGGTCTTTTTAACAAGGGAagattattgtttcttttttcttacatatttaagaaatattgttCAGTAATCCTAAATTGGAGAATACCTCAGGGTATTCTCAGCAGAAGAAAAAACTCTGTACTAACTTTTGAATGATGTTGGCATGATGCAAAATGGGAACACTTGCTCCAGAGGGCCCTCCCTGCTGTAGTGTAGTGTGTCAAGTCTTGGGTATTGTGTTGTCTGCAGATACCAAggagctgggttttttttcctctttaacagCTTATATTTGACATTTGAGAATATGAGAAAGGAAAGCACAAGATGGAAACATTTGTGACCACAGGGCATCTTCCTAAGTGTAGTTACCTCAAAGACTAAAAAGGTGATGTGATAGGTCATTGACCAAGCAAATGTAAATATGACTTGATCTTTatggtataaaaattaaaatgatttacttACCATCTATACCTACAATTTCTCCTTGAATGTAAGTCTGAGTATCCATTTTGTAAGTCTAAATCCCCAAAGAGTTGTCTAAAACATAACagggtactttttaaaaagtatatagcaatttctaaaaattatataacatacaGATTAATAATACATCATGAAACCCAACACCGAGATCAAGATATTTCTAGCACCCTAGAAGGCTCCGTCATACACCTGTCCTTCAACATAACACTATTCTCACATCTATCATAAGAGatcaggtttttaaatttcatacttGGCTGTGGCCATATGGACTTggctctcttccttttttaaattcttatttcagAAAACTTCAAGGTAGAAGTTCCAGAGCTGCTCTTCCATCCTTCTCCTTGAACCTACTCCTCTTCTAAACCTTTTCTACACACCTGaagctctttgagggcaagaATTATGTTTAATCCCTTTAATTCTCTTCCTCCAAAACATCAAATACCTTAAAGTGAGGGCTTTTTTAATATCAGTTTTCTGTCTTCATGCTTGTGTTTCTGCTGTAGTTCTTATCACCTACCATTTCCTTAAACTTTGTATGATgacattttgttctcattttatctatatatctatatccaatctatatctctatatttttttacttcaaaatctGTGATCTGGTCCCACAGGCctatctgattttatttccttccatagCTCAGGTAATAGATATTTACAAAGTGCCTACTTTGTGTGAAACTAGGGTCATAAGAAAATAATGGTGCTTATAGATGTCATCCCTGGGATTTTGCAGCAGGCCAAGTCTGGGataaatttgtaatttaatttagTGTAATCCTAATTCCACTCCAGCTCACAGAGATTCTTTTTCCACAAAGTCCCACTGTGTTTATAATCAATCATTTTTATCATGGTCCTGCATATTAGtctatgttgttatttttataagtttttagcAGTGGTAgctaactttgaaaaaaattcatagaacCCTAATATGTTAAATTGataactctctcaaaaataaatatttaaaaaagggggggggggcacctgggtggctcagtcggttgagcatcccactttggctcaggtcatgatctcatggtttgtggggttgagccccacaacgggctctgtgctgacagctcagagacttgagcctgcttcagattctgtatctccctctctctctgcccctcccctgtgtgctctctttctcgctcactcactgtctcaaaaataagcatttaaattgATAAGGCTGGTGGTTCACTACAGAAATAGGAAGGTTGGAACCTCACCTTACTTCAAGTCAGTCCAAGTCACAGCAAACACTAGAACTTCATGAACATAATTAGACAACCACTGTAATATAACATCTATCAATGTCCGATTTCATACCTCCTCACACACAATTTACAGAATCTCCTCCACTAACAGACTGATTAGGGTTTAAAATGCTCTTTTTAGTCCAGTTCCTAACTCCTAAGCAAACTGCACTGACCACTAACATACACTGTCCACAAAAACTGAAGAGAGAGCCAAAGAATGTTAATAGCTCTGATTCTGTGTTTATGTCACTTCCAACATCACCGTATTTCTTGCTACATTTTCAATAAGTCCCTTTGCATTTGTGGTTAATGAtttgaatatattcataaatcctatttaaaaacaaacattgcactatatgctaatttggatgtaaattttaaaaaataaaacaagttataaaaaaaataagtcaaaacaaGCATACAGTGATGTCAATGAAATAGCATGGAGTAGGGAATTCCAAACGCGTGTTCTTCCACAAAAGCagcaaataggggcacctaggtggcttagtcggttgagagtgcaactcttgatttcggctcaggtcatgagctcacattttgtgagtttgagccctgtatcaggctctgtgctaacagtgcaaaacttgcttgggatttgccctctctgcctctctctctctcaaaataaataaataaacaaatttttttaatgcatcaaataaactgacaaaaattCTGGGCATCAACTTCATCAGAACTCTAGAAACTAAGTATAATTTATAGcaaccaggaaaggaaaaaacctttAATCGTTTGGCCTTATCCCCTGCTTCCTTTCTCAGTGGCATCTTGGAAGACAATAGCCCACATTCTAAGTATATGTTCCTAGTACCAGAGGAAGTAAAATGGACCTTATTCTCAAAGAACTGAGGTTGATTGTTCAGCCCTGTATCTTGGCTTCCTGAAGTACCAGCTCAAAGGCTTGCCTTTATTTTGCCTAACCTAGAACTCTCCCAAATTGGAAGCAACCACCTGGgggatatttttcaaaaacacttaaAGGTAAATGCATTAGGTGCTACCACCTGGACAAGGGAtaacatttggggaaaataacagaaaactgaaaacctTGGGAAGAAAGGCTGGGGAATAAAGAGAATAAGCACTTTTAAAAACTTCCACATAGGAATCTAGATGGCTAAATGCATATAAAGAGCTCAGTgaattctctaaaaaaaaaatctgagaggcTCTAAACTCTCAACTTTGACCTCAGATT includes:
- the PRRG1 gene encoding transmembrane gamma-carboxyglutamic acid protein 1: MGRIFLTGEKANSVLKRYPRANGLFEEIRQGNIERECKEEICTFEEAREAFENNEKTKEFWNTYTKAQQGESNRGSDWFQFYLTFPLIFGLFIILLVIFLIWRCFLRNKTRRQTVTEGHIPFPQHLNIITPPPPPDEVFDSSGLSPGFLEYVVGRSDSVSTRLSNCDPPPTYEEATGQVTLRRSETEPHLDPPPEYEDIINSNSASAIAMVPVVTTIK